The nucleotide sequence GCTTCCCAAGAGGTGAAGAAGGTTTCCGATAAAAGGAAACAATAACAATGGATAACAGGAAAGGAGACAATTCTATGGAAAGACGAAACGAAACGATCGGGAAACGGGTCGCGGGCCGGATGAAGGGCCTGTGCGCCTCCATATTGACCCTGGTGCTCATCGCGTCGGCGATGATGCCCCTCCCGGCGATGGCGGCCGGGGAGACGGACAGCGCAGGAGGCGCCTACTGGCTGGTGGTTCCGCGATACTATATGGATATGCTATTCGGCCAGGCGCAGGAGAGCGGTGAAGCTCGTGTGCTGGATAAGATTGTTGGAAACGAAAGCGGTGGTTACAGAAACAGCTATGTAGAATATGACACCACACAAAGCCCCAAACTCTTTCACGGCATAAATTCCTTTGCATCCGCAGCGGCGATTAAAAATGATTATTCCGGGGCTGTGGCTGTGTACTCGGAGGAATTTACATTGTCTGCCGATACGGATTTAAACTTTGGCTGTGTGATAAGCGTAGATAGTACTGACATCAGAGCCGGAGGATGGAGTGGTAGCGGAGCATTCATCGAGGTTTCTCTGCCGGATGGTACGAAGGCTGCCAGTACCGGGGCACTGGACGCAGGAAAGGGAACGCTCACACTGCCGGCGGGTACGTATAAACTGAAGCGTTCTTCACCTACATGGGATTCTAATTCGTCTCCGTATAAAGCTACGGTCCCGGTTGAAGTCATTCCCACTAAGATCACCCTGGATCCGCAATCTCTGGAGATGAAAGTGGCGGAGAGCGCTTCACTTGTGGTATCGCCTTCCATCAAATCCGACAGCATCACCTGGAAATCCTCCGACGATGCTGTGGCGAAGGTGGACGCCAGCGGAACGGTGACCGCGGTATCGGCAGGCGATGCGACCATTACCGCTACCTACACTGAAACAACAGAGAGTGAAGATCCTCCGATTACAGCCAGCGCCACGTGCGCTGTCAAGGTTTTGAAAGAGAAAGCCGTGGTAACAAAAGCGCCGACGGCCAAGACACTGACCTATAACGGACAGGCCCAGGAGCTTGTGACCGCCGGTACAGCCACAGGCGGCGAGATGCAGTACGCCCTCGGCACCGCAACCGAAGCCACACAACCTTATACCACATCCATCCCTACAGCCACCGACGCCGGAAACTATTATGTCTGGTACAAGGCAGTTGGAGATGAAAGCCATTCGGATACTGAGCCTGAATGCATAGAGGTTACGATCAAAGATAAAACTGACGACAGCGAGAATGAAAAGGATGAAGATAATAATAACGACGAAAAGGTTGATAAAAAAGAGCTTGGTTCTTTAGGAAATGGAACCGTAACGGCGGAAACCAGGATAGGTAGCGGCTCACCGGTAGGGAAGA is from Lachnospiraceae bacterium C1.1 and encodes:
- a CDS encoding Ig-like domain-containing protein: MERRNETIGKRVAGRMKGLCASILTLVLIASAMMPLPAMAAGETDSAGGAYWLVVPRYYMDMLFGQAQESGEARVLDKIVGNESGGYRNSYVEYDTTQSPKLFHGINSFASAAAIKNDYSGAVAVYSEEFTLSADTDLNFGCVISVDSTDIRAGGWSGSGAFIEVSLPDGTKAASTGALDAGKGTLTLPAGTYKLKRSSPTWDSNSSPYKATVPVEVIPTKITLDPQSLEMKVAESASLVVSPSIKSDSITWKSSDDAVAKVDASGTVTAVSAGDATITATYTETTESEDPPITASATCAVKVLKEKAVVTKAPTAKTLTYNGQAQELVTAGTATGGEMQYALGTATEATQPYTTSIPTATDAGNYYVWYKAVGDESHSDTEPECIEVTIKDKTDDSENEKDEDNNNDEKVDKKELGSLGNGTVTAETRIGSGSPVGKIENIDLDFAKAVLTEKEQKEIEGGSSCLIYMETKGIGDNTDHSGIDEKMKENVSGASFGMLFDISLYKQIGNSAAEKIKQRFKDNPVKITMAVPEKLQSDNRMFYVGCEHVDDNNISKTEYIETTTNDDGTISFEITGCSTYALYYTDPVKESSDSSSASTAAGYVTRQRVDATKLMSLPSGVKIKYTTSDKKLAKVSRKGVIKIQKQAGTVTITAKNKNTGATIDSCTLVIEKPVIKQKKLVVTGITAGNTDSWKTRSANEFLGNTSISPKWYSSKPSVAAVDQETGEVTIKGRGKAKIYAVFGADAVGSKFGTRKIYKYKIVSKK